The Gemmatimonas phototrophica region GTTATGTCGCCAAAAGCAACCGCCCCCATTCCCGTCCCCGCCACGCCACCGTCGTTGGCCGATGCAGTGCTGTCCGCGGCGAGCCATCGTTTCCAGCACGGCGGAGTGGATGCCCTGTCGGTGCGGGCGATAGCCGCCGATGCGGGGTGCACGACGATGGCCGTGTACACGCACTTTGGTGGCAAAGACGGGCTGTTGCAGTACTTCTTTGATGAGGGCTTTGGGCGATTGAGCGCGGAGCAGCGCGCCGTGCCCGAAACGCTGGCCCCGCGGGAGCGCGTGGCGGCACTCTGTCGCGCGTACCGCAGGATCGCGCACACGTTTCCGCATCACTACGACCTTATGCTGGGTGCGCACAGCGGGCGTTTCACCCCGGCGCCGGAGAGCCGGCGACACGCCCTCAA contains the following coding sequences:
- a CDS encoding TetR/AcrR family transcriptional regulator, whose product is MSPKATAPIPVPATPPSLADAVLSAASHRFQHGGVDALSVRAIAADAGCTTMAVYTHFGGKDGLLQYFFDEGFGRLSAEQRAVPETLAPRERVAALCRAYRRIAHTFPHHYDLMLGAHSGRFTPAPESRRHALNTIDYLVNVLALFEAPGAALRERAQARAHALIAFCHGWVMLERAGLYAVSDETTSAFDQAVGLLIAPAVTA